The sequence TTACGGGGAAAGGATATCGCGGATTATTCGGTCAGGAACCCGCAGGGTGAAGACCTCGGAACCATCAAGGACGTCATGATCGACGTCAACGAGGGCTGCATCGCGTATGCCGCACTCTCGTTTGGGGGTTTCATGGGGCTCGGCGACAAACTCTTCGCCATCCCCTGGGCGGCGCTTCAGTATAACGCGGCTGACAACTACTTCATCCTGGACGTGCCGAAAGAGCGGCTGGAGAACGCGCCGGGCTTCGACAAGGACAACTGGCCGACGACCGCTGAGCGCGAGTGGCTCACCGGCCTCTACAGCCACTACGGCTACACGCCCTACTGGGAGCGGCACACCCGGTGAGCCTGCAGGCACCGGAGAAGGGGTGATAACCGTGAGAGGCGAGGCCGCCATGCAGGAGGAGCGGGCCGGGGTGCTCTCCGCGAGTGCCATGATGCGCAATTCGGTGAAAAACCCGCAGGGGGAGGACCTTGGGAAGATCGAGGATCTGGCAATCGACCTGGACGCAGGGCGCATCGCCTATGCGGTCATCTCCTTCGGCGGGTTCCTGGGGCTCGGGGAAAAGCACTTTGCCATCCCCTGGGAGGCCTTGAGGATCGATCCGCACGAACATGCGGTTATCCTGGACATCCCAAAGGAGCGGCTCAAGAACGCGCCCGGGTTTGAACGGGGTGCCCGGCCGGCGACCACGGATCGGGAGTGGCTCCGGTCTGTGTACACCTATTATGGCTACAGACCCTACTGGGAGCACCCCCCGGAGCGGTGAAGCCCTCCTGAGGGGCGGGCGGCCAGGGGCTGAGCCCGGCTGCCGCCGTTTTTTCCTGGTATCAGGAATTAGAGTCGCTCCCTGAGACGGTTCTTCGGCGGCCGATCGTTCGTTGAAGACCGTCAGGCCGGGGTAGTTCCTGCCCCTATCGGAACGCCCGCCACAACCCCCAAAATAACCCGCATTTCAGCCTCAGTTCTACCCTTTTATTTAAACGTTTCGAGATCA is a genomic window of Methanoculleus bourgensis MS2 containing:
- a CDS encoding PRC-barrel domain-containing protein, which encodes MRGATTQVETRNFLRGKDIADYSVRNPQGEDLGTIKDVMIDVNEGCIAYAALSFGGFMGLGDKLFAIPWAALQYNAADNYFILDVPKERLENAPGFDKDNWPTTAEREWLTGLYSHYGYTPYWERHTR
- a CDS encoding PRC-barrel domain-containing protein, translated to MITVRGEAAMQEERAGVLSASAMMRNSVKNPQGEDLGKIEDLAIDLDAGRIAYAVISFGGFLGLGEKHFAIPWEALRIDPHEHAVILDIPKERLKNAPGFERGARPATTDREWLRSVYTYYGYRPYWEHPPER